A region of Temnothorax longispinosus isolate EJ_2023e unplaced genomic scaffold, Tlon_JGU_v1 HiC_scaffold_53, whole genome shotgun sequence DNA encodes the following proteins:
- the LOC139824717 gene encoding craniofacial development protein 2-like, translated as MKEVAEELSKFNFDIVALQEVKWKDAGKIERKEFAIYYSGTPNKAGQKGTGVKGKFNNLTLVSIYAPTENSKEEEAELFYYMLERTCESINRYDTLVLLGDFNAKIGKEDFVRTVTDMHSLHDETSPNGLRLCQLAESTALRIMSTSFPHKDMHKGTWRTPDGRTTNQIDHVLVNRRRKSSILNVRVCRHANCDSDHYLVKVKVRQKISGSNKDKGKKRLRWDVGRLKVEKVVGDIFRKKINEHLQESQSGEDIKRTWEAIRNAITEAAKLAIGEKQRGRNEEWFDQECRNAIKAKNEARRAALQRNTRGARRAYKEERRIAKKLCRLKKKEAMNKKLKEINELHEKRNIRGMYEMTRWEKTGYQPRLLNIKDERGKMLTEEKQIANR; from the exons ATGAAAGAAGTGGCTGAGGAGCTCAGCAAGTTTAACTTCGATATCGTAGCCTTACAGGAGGTAAAGTGGAAGGATGCCGGGAAAATAGAGAGGAAGGAGTTCGCGATCTACTACAGCGGAACCCCAAATAAGGCTGGTCAGAAAGGAACAGG GGTAAAAGGAAAATTCAATAACCTTACTCTAGTCAGTATATATGCACCCACGGAGAATAGTAAAGAGGAGGAAGCGgagctattttattatatgctaGAAAGAACCTGCGAGAGCATAAATAGATACGACACATTGGTATTACTGGGAGATTTTAATGCTAAAATAGGGAAAGAGGATTTTGTAAGGACAGTCACGGACATGCATTCTCTGCATGACGAAACATCTCCTAATGGACTTAGGCTGTGTCAGCTGGCGGAGAGTACAGCTTTAAGAATAATGAGCACATCCTTTCCCCATAAAGATATGCACAAGGGAACCTGGAGGACACCGGATGGAAGAACGACAAATCAAATAGATCATGTTCTCGTAAACAGAAGAAGAAAATCTAGCATTCTTAATGTCAGAGTGTGCAGACATGCAAACTGTGATAGTGACCATTACCTTGTAAAGGTCAAGGTAAGGCAGAAAATATCCGGCTCCAATAAAGATAAAGGGAAGAAAAGACTAAGATGGGACGTAGGGCGACTAAAAGTTGAAAAAGTAGTAGGGGATATttttaggaagaaaataaatgaacaCCTACAGGAGTCCCAAAGTGGAGAGGACATAAAACGGACATGGGAAGCCATAAGGAATGCAATCACTGAAGCCGCGAAATTAGCTATCGGAGAAAAACAGCGCGGTCGTAATGAGGAATGGTTCGATCAAGAGTGCAGAAATGCAATAAAGGCTAAAAATGAAGCAAGGAGAGCGGCGCTACAAAGAAATACCAGAGGGGCACGAAGAGCCTAtaaagaggaaagaagaatAGCGAAAAAGCTTTGCAGACTTAAGAAGAAGGAAGCGATGAATAAAAAACTGAAGGAAATCAATGAACTGCATGAAAAGCGTAATATCCGTGGAATGTATGAGATGACTAGATGGGAGAAGACTGGATATCAACCCAGACTACTTAACATAAAAGATGAACGTGGAAAGATGCTAACAGAAGAAAAACAGATTGCGAACCGTTGA